A genomic window from Scophthalmus maximus strain ysfricsl-2021 chromosome 17, ASM2237912v1, whole genome shotgun sequence includes:
- the LOC124849450 gene encoding mediator of DNA damage checkpoint protein 1-like, whose protein sequence is MRHSPSPSLPSPQRRSPPLPERSHSPPQTFRPTSPHHPSSPSSSRTANRNLHTRSSTRRLRGGAGGQSHVPMGTVKPSPANPYLQRRNRHGPPVTQHVAPFRSSIHSGPASPSGQIGGIAGTPVLSRTGSRPTGLRESQRIGTPQGGFRRPVGRGQPLVRMPRNQPSLQSRQSFRAPPPVPPVSPQPSLKQSGPLSPQPSVRRLQSRPLSPQPLQPPSPLPSHSTSPMQHLSYPPAPHRAMSPHSLGQTSFRAPVSQPSFPPATLPVSQSIAQYDYTMLERGPTSMLTNALPTDQFVGSPFDSAPLPSSIPYSPSAYSSHLQTPTSQQTQHEIHPQNLPQASPSSPYLGHMFQNQNLQNAIKTTPLQRSISPYHGRQWEISGQVQVKQDERPYATLGLSNALMQNSRLRSASYSSPLQRNANLYTTVFSPPEAEAPFTSSLPSSPHLSSAVLNSQLRNASFASPLQRHLSPMPSASPAPPPTIPQQETIRGTSPLFSGGLRTSQIQGSMFRFPGGTLTMPRGPVEPPVTNDGGGIVSGGGRLSPMMLSSALQNPSLRQATYRLPDGSLINRTEHVEPSSGQSPLSSPMLSSALLNPSVRQAAYRLPDGTLATRTEPTTALSPSSPMLSSALLNSSVRKATYRLPDGTLVTRNEPASEHVTPSSPMLSSALLNSNVRKASYRLPDGSILTHQGEETQNAESTVSSPGLSSALMNANLRKSKFQLPQGSSLFSQNQPQASSSAPSGLLLSGAMLNTSLRDASYRLPNTSLLRQPGSADTSETRSLDVSNALRNQNIRSATYRLPDGTLMTHAQPASAPRTLDLSNALSKNPNLREAKYRLPNGNIMTRLGAPRTPEPRSLNLSGALQNPQLRQASFRLPSSCAVVSPQVQGSSLEQHWAQGSGVEGLEMQQDVDVWGAERVLPHGTVQNLNKWSMYRDGELLEPHSMMERGHVGHEPGEWIPSREGEPQGHWFDKTQYG, encoded by the exons ATGAGAcattctccctctccttccctaccATCCCCGCAAAGACGGAGTCCACCTCTACCCGAGAGATCTCACTCTCCCCCTCAAACCTTTCGCCCCACCTCTCCCCACcatccctcttctccttcctcatcaCGTACCGCCAATCGCAACCTCCACACTAGGTCTTCTACTCGTAGGCTGAGAGGGGGCGCAGGGGGTCAAAGTCACGTGCCCATGGGAACTGTTAAACCCTCCCCAGCTAACCCCTACTTACAGAGACGCAACAGACACGGGCCCCCTGTAACTCAGCATGTGGCCCCATTCAGGTCATCGATCCATAGTGGCCCAGCATCTCCTTCAGGACAAATAGGGGGCATAGCTGGAACTCCTGTGTTATCAAGGACAGGCTCCCGGCCTACAGGGTTAAGGGAGTCGCAACGTATTGGAACTCCCCAAGGAGGCTTCCGCAGGCCTGTGGGTAGGGGGCAGCCACTAGTCCGTATGCCCAGAAACCAGCCCTCTCTTCAATCTAGGCAATCATTCAGAGCACCTCCTCCAGTGCCTCCTGTCTCTCCACAGCCGTCTTTGAAACAAAGTGGCCCTCTTTCGCCCCAGCCTTCAGTACGCAGGCTGCAGAGTAGACCTCTATCTCCACAACCATTGcagcctccatctcctctgcccTCCCATTCAACCTCTCCAATGCAGCATCTATCTTACCCTCCCGCCCCTCACAGGGCAATGAGTCCACACAGTCTAGGGCAAACATCTTTTCGTGCTCCAGTATCTCAGCCCAGTTTTCCTCCTGCCACTCTCCCAGTATCGCAGAGTATTGCCCAGTATGACTACACAATGCTGGAACGAGGCCCAACCTCAATGCTTACCAATGCTTTACCCACTGATCAGTTTGTAGGTTCTCCTTTTGATTccgctcctcttccttcctccattCCTTATTCCCCCTCTGCTTACTCTTCTCATTTACAGACACCAACCTCCCAACAAACACAGCATGAAATCCACCCTCAAAACCTTCCTCAAGCATCACCCTCGTCACCTTATCTAGGACACATGTTCCAGAACCAGAATCTTCAGAATGCCATCAAAACAACACCTTTACAGAGAAGCATATCGCCCTATCATGGTAGGCAGTGGGAGATATCAGGTCAGGTACAGGTGAAGCAAGATGAGAGGCCATATGCCACTCTTGGTTTATCCAATGCTTTAATGCAGAACTCTCGCTTGCGCAGTGCCTCCTACTCATCTCCTCTACAACGCAATGCCAACCTCTATACAACTGTCTTTTCACCCCCTGAGGCAGAAGCccctttcacttcctctttaCCATCCTCCCCACACCTGTCTTCTGCTGTACTTAACTCCCAGCTACGTAATGCCTCCTTCGCCTCACCCCTTCAGCGACACCTCTCCCCCATGCCTTCTgcctcacctgctcctcctcccactATACCTCAACAAGAGACTATTAGAGGTACATCCCCACTTTTTTCTGGTGGTCTCCGAACCTCCCAAATCCAGGGCTCCATGTTCAGATTTCCAGGTGGAACTTTGACAATGCCTCGGGGTCCTGTTGAGCCTCCTGTTACCAATGATGGTGGAGGTATTGTTAGTGGTGGTGGGAGGTTGTCACCTATGATGCTTTCTAGTGCCCTTCAGAACCCAAGCCTACGTCAGGCCACCTATCGACTCCCTGATGGTTCATTGatcaacagaacagaacacgtTGAACCTTCCTCAGGTCAATCACCACTCTCCTCCCCTATGCTGTCCTCTGCCTTGCTCAATCCCAGTGTGCGACAGGCAGCATATCGTTTGCCTGATGGCACTCTTGCAACCAGGACAGAGCCCACTACCGCACTTTCCCCTTCCTCACCTATGCTTTCCTCTGCACTTTTGAACTCTAGTGTGCGTAAAGCCACATACCGTCTGCCAGATGGAACTTTGGTTACAAGAAATGAGCCAGCATCTGAGCATGTCACTCCTTCCTCTCCTatgctctcctctgctcttctcaaTTCTAATGTTCGCAAGGCCTCCTATCGATTACCAGATGGTTCAATTCTGACACAtcaaggagaggagacacagaatGCTGAGAGCACAGTATCATCCCCTGGGCTGTCTAGTGCCCTGATGAATGCTAACCTGCGTAAGTCAAAATTCCAGCTACCACAAGGATCATCCCTGTTTTCACAGAACCAACCtcaagcttcttcttctgcccccTCTGGTCTTCTCCTTTCTGGGGCCATGCTAAACACCAGTCTCCGGGATGCCTCCTACAGACTCCCTAACACATCACTTTTGAGGCAGCCTGGCTCTGCTGATACCTCTGAGACACGCTCTCTTGACGTTTCTAATGCTCTTCGCAACCAGAACATTCGATCTGCCACCTACCGTTTGCCAGATGGAACTCTGATGACCCATGCTCAGCCTGCTTCTGCACCCCGAACACTGGACCTGTCTAATGCTTTGTCAAAGAACCCAAACCTCCGTGAGGCAAAGTACCGTCTCCCCAATGGTAATATCATGACACGTCTTGGTGCACCTAGGACTCCAGAACCTCGCTCACTTAACCTCTCTGGTGCCCTGCAGAACCCTCAACTCCGGCAGGCCTCTTTTCGCCTCCCTTCCTCATGTGCTGTAGTATCACCGCAGGTCCAGGGATCCAGCCTTGAACAGCACTGGGCACAGGGATCCGGAGTTGAAGGCTTGGAAATGCAGCAAGATGTAGATGTGTGGGGTGCAGAAAGGGTTCTACCACATGGAACAGTGCAGAACCTCAATAAGTGGTCTATGTATAGAGACGGGGAGCTGCTGGAGCCCCACAGCATGATGGAACGTGGACATGTGGGGCATGAACCAGGGGAATGGATTCCCAGCAGGGAGGGGGAACCACAGGGGCACTGGTTTGACAAG ACACAATATGGGTGA